One genomic region from Haloarcula taiwanensis encodes:
- a CDS encoding ArsR family transcriptional regulator, which produces MSSDDLEASLEQVIARFNLGEYEISAYLAVLQHGELTASEISENTDIPQPRVYDTVRSLSDVGLVELKESRPMKVLAIDPREAFEGIQDSLDDLVDDLSSRYTAPAREPEAVSLVKSRPTILRYLEDIIETAEYELTLSLTPALLERFEDRLAARKQSGIAIEILISPGVDAPDPARFDYESIATTVKARRGITTPVVAVADGNYSMYATRESVRGDTDRYGVIFNRSELGFLVSGFLNTVLWTTAETIASDGDGLPFPRRYGTIRRCISDLVTLDGEFYATIEGRDVETGDHRVVEGKVDQASFSSNREVATLVVETADGPVEVGGQVAAFEDIEAYEIRIGTDEPPEN; this is translated from the coding sequence ATGTCTAGTGACGACTTGGAAGCATCGCTCGAACAGGTAATTGCGCGGTTCAATCTCGGCGAGTACGAGATTTCAGCCTACCTGGCCGTGTTACAACACGGTGAGCTGACAGCGTCGGAGATATCGGAGAACACGGACATTCCACAGCCGCGAGTGTACGATACGGTCCGGAGCCTCAGCGACGTCGGGCTGGTCGAACTCAAGGAGTCCCGGCCGATGAAAGTTCTGGCTATCGACCCGCGGGAAGCCTTCGAGGGGATACAGGACTCACTCGATGATCTCGTCGACGACCTCTCTTCGCGCTATACGGCTCCTGCACGGGAGCCCGAAGCCGTCTCACTCGTCAAATCTCGGCCGACGATACTCCGGTACCTCGAAGATATCATCGAGACGGCCGAGTACGAACTGACGCTGTCTCTGACCCCGGCCCTGCTGGAGCGGTTCGAAGACAGACTCGCGGCCCGGAAGCAGTCCGGCATCGCTATTGAAATTCTCATTTCACCGGGTGTGGACGCGCCCGACCCAGCGCGGTTCGATTACGAGTCCATCGCGACCACGGTGAAGGCCCGCCGCGGTATCACGACACCGGTCGTCGCCGTCGCCGATGGGAACTACTCGATGTACGCGACCCGTGAGAGCGTCCGCGGTGACACGGACCGATACGGCGTCATCTTCAATCGGTCGGAACTCGGGTTCCTGGTCTCCGGGTTCCTCAACACGGTGCTGTGGACGACCGCTGAAACGATCGCCAGCGACGGAGACGGGCTGCCGTTCCCGCGCCGCTACGGGACGATCAGGCGCTGTATCTCCGATCTGGTGACGCTGGACGGGGAGTTCTACGCGACTATCGAGGGCCGGGATGTCGAGACAGGCGACCACCGGGTCGTTGAAGGCAAAGTTGACCAGGCGTCGTTCAGTTCGAACCGCGAGGTCGCGACGCTGGTCGTTGAAACGGCTGACGGGCCGGTCGAAGTCGGTGGGCAGGTCGCTGCCTTCGAAGATATCGAGGCCTACGAGATTCGGATCGGGACAGACGAACCGCCCGAGAACTGA
- a CDS encoding oxidoreductase, with the protein MTETVRIGIIGLGNIADIHCTNLRQLDQPVSITAGVDVDADARRRFAETYDAAVYEEASAMFGSVDAALVTTPNRYHEQYVVAALEAGLDVLVEKPLAHTLESAERIAAAAKAADGFCMVGFHNRFADPVQTLVGYRDAGDIGDVSHIEANYIRRRGVPGRGSWFTRNDVAGGGSLIDIGAHAIDLSLHVAGHPAVVEVSGDTRAQFGVDEEYAYVEMWGADHGAAEFSVDDSASAFIRCDDGTTISLEVAWAANRPDSQEYYVRGTDAGAKLDLADQSLTLFETADTGRMHHRTTDVETQRSDPQRTEQERFVSAVRNGSPPSVNTVEQALRVQRVMDGIYRSSETGAAVSVSETET; encoded by the coding sequence ATGACTGAGACCGTTCGCATAGGCATCATCGGACTGGGGAACATCGCGGATATCCACTGTACGAACCTCCGTCAGCTCGACCAACCGGTCTCGATAACGGCGGGCGTCGACGTCGATGCCGATGCGCGCCGCCGGTTCGCCGAGACGTACGACGCGGCAGTGTACGAGGAGGCGTCGGCGATGTTCGGGTCCGTCGATGCCGCGCTGGTGACGACGCCGAACAGATACCACGAGCAGTACGTCGTAGCGGCGCTTGAGGCGGGCTTGGACGTGCTCGTCGAGAAACCACTTGCACACACGCTCGAAAGCGCCGAGCGGATCGCCGCGGCCGCCAAAGCGGCAGACGGGTTCTGTATGGTCGGCTTCCACAACCGATTTGCCGACCCGGTTCAGACGCTCGTGGGCTACCGCGACGCGGGCGACATAGGCGATGTGTCTCATATCGAGGCGAACTACATCAGGCGTCGCGGCGTCCCAGGACGAGGGTCATGGTTCACGCGCAACGACGTGGCCGGCGGCGGCTCACTCATCGACATTGGAGCCCACGCTATCGACCTGTCGCTGCACGTTGCCGGTCATCCAGCCGTCGTGGAAGTGTCGGGTGACACCCGCGCCCAGTTCGGCGTCGACGAGGAGTACGCGTACGTCGAGATGTGGGGCGCGGACCACGGTGCAGCCGAGTTCAGCGTGGACGATTCCGCGAGTGCGTTCATCCGCTGTGATGACGGCACGACGATATCCCTGGAGGTGGCGTGGGCGGCGAACCGGCCGGACAGTCAGGAGTACTACGTCCGCGGAACTGACGCGGGCGCAAAACTCGACCTCGCGGACCAGTCGCTGACACTGTTTGAGACGGCCGACACCGGCCGGATGCACCATCGGACGACCGATGTCGAGACACAGCGGTCGGACCCACAGCGAACGGAGCAGGAACGGTTCGTCTCTGCGGTTCGGAACGGGTCGCCACCGTCGGTAAACACCGTCGAGCAGGCGCTGCGAGTCCAGCGCGTGATGGACGGAATCTACCGCTCCAGCGAAACTGGCGCGGCTGTCAGCGTCAGCGAGACAGAGACCTGA
- a CDS encoding sugar ABC transporter substrate-binding protein, which produces MTDDNSNKRLTRRNALRIAGAAGAASLAGCGGSDGGDGSSGDGSSGDGGDGTSGDGSSGEDSTDSGPQYGTLEVAHWWGEGDGLEAIQSVMDAFKEQHPDVPFDENLIAGGAGDNLQANIRTRVQNGNHPSTWQSWPGNNLLPFTDANLLKDIGDSVWSENSMEDAYLQGVKDAAQPAGNYVTVPLNIHRINNLFYNVEVVEDAGVDPTALETPSDLVDALATVSDAGYTGMAHQTGAPWSSFQMFATVLLGETDAETYSAIFVDGEVDANSDALESAVETTQSYLDYIPSDAGSISWTEANNQVINGEAAFLHQGDWAAGTYITNDLAYGEEWDHVTFPGTDGYYALNMDSFPYPVNNPSPEATTLWCRFVGTAEAQEIFNPKKGSIPPRTDVNTDPFNDFSKDQIADFQNSDAQPPSVAHGLAAPPAVKSSLESAISSLNSGAAPADVVSQISNAY; this is translated from the coding sequence ATGACTGACGACAACTCAAATAAACGGTTGACGCGGCGTAACGCTCTTCGGATTGCTGGCGCAGCAGGTGCGGCCTCGCTGGCTGGCTGCGGTGGGAGTGACGGTGGTGATGGCAGCAGCGGCGACGGCAGCAGCGGTGACGGCGGCGACGGTACCAGTGGCGACGGCAGCAGCGGTGAGGACAGTACCGACAGCGGGCCACAGTATGGGACGCTCGAAGTCGCCCACTGGTGGGGCGAAGGCGACGGACTCGAAGCGATTCAGTCCGTTATGGACGCCTTCAAGGAGCAACACCCCGACGTTCCGTTCGACGAGAACCTCATCGCCGGTGGTGCGGGTGACAACCTGCAGGCGAACATCCGGACACGGGTGCAGAACGGCAACCATCCGAGTACGTGGCAGTCCTGGCCCGGAAACAATCTGCTCCCCTTCACCGATGCGAACCTGCTGAAGGACATCGGCGACTCCGTGTGGTCAGAGAACAGCATGGAGGACGCATATCTCCAGGGTGTCAAGGACGCGGCCCAGCCCGCAGGGAACTACGTGACGGTCCCGCTCAACATCCACCGGATCAACAACCTCTTCTACAACGTCGAGGTCGTCGAGGACGCCGGGGTCGACCCGACAGCCCTCGAAACGCCGTCTGACCTCGTCGACGCGCTGGCAACGGTCAGCGATGCTGGCTACACCGGAATGGCACACCAGACCGGTGCGCCGTGGTCCAGCTTCCAGATGTTTGCGACTGTTCTCCTCGGCGAAACGGACGCCGAGACCTACAGCGCTATCTTCGTCGACGGTGAGGTCGACGCCAACAGCGACGCTCTGGAGTCGGCAGTCGAGACCACACAGTCCTATCTCGACTACATCCCGAGCGACGCCGGTTCGATTTCCTGGACCGAGGCCAACAACCAGGTCATCAACGGCGAAGCGGCGTTCCTCCACCAGGGAGACTGGGCGGCCGGAACGTACATTACGAACGACCTCGCGTACGGCGAGGAGTGGGACCACGTGACGTTCCCGGGTACCGACGGTTACTACGCACTCAACATGGACTCGTTCCCGTATCCGGTCAACAACCCGTCGCCGGAAGCGACTACGCTGTGGTGCCGGTTCGTCGGCACGGCCGAGGCACAGGAGATCTTCAACCCGAAGAAGGGGTCGATTCCGCCGCGAACTGACGTGAACACCGACCCGTTCAACGACTTCTCCAAGGATCAGATAGCAGACTTCCAGAACAGCGATGCTCAGCCGCCGTCTGTGGCACACGGCCTGGCCGCACCGCCGGCAGTCAAGTCCTCGCTCGAATCCGCTATCTCATCACTGAACTCCGGTGCTGCGCCCGCAGATGTCGTCTCTCAGATCTCCAACGCCTACTAA
- a CDS encoding glucose dehydrogenase produces MKVIGVTRDDDGPQLLERERPSPDPGEALVRTLRVGVDGTDHEVLNGSHGGFPDGADHMVLGHEAVGVVEEPNGTGLEAGQVVAPTVRRKPNGETNEYFRRGEPDMAPDGEYTERGIVGDHGFMAEYFTSPADFLVPVPEAVADYGFLVEPLSITEKANEHAYATREPFDWRPESACVLGNGSLGLLTLWMLEQEYDRTYCVGRRDRPDPTVDIIDEIGSTYVDSRETPVDELPETYEAMDYVYEATGFAPHAFQTVKALDQNGVGVLLGIPEPWEFEVDGGSLHNEIVLHNKCLIGTVNSHVSHFEDAVETLQDLPEWLLDDLVTTVTDPEHVEAAFTDGDDQIKAVVEFDSL; encoded by the coding sequence ATGAAAGTGATTGGTGTTACGCGGGACGACGACGGCCCACAGCTCCTAGAGCGGGAGCGACCGTCGCCTGACCCGGGCGAGGCACTCGTCCGGACACTCCGCGTTGGTGTTGACGGCACAGACCACGAAGTCCTGAACGGGTCCCACGGCGGGTTCCCCGACGGGGCGGACCACATGGTTCTCGGACACGAGGCGGTCGGCGTCGTCGAAGAGCCCAATGGCACGGGGCTCGAGGCGGGGCAGGTCGTCGCGCCGACTGTCCGGCGGAAACCGAACGGCGAAACGAACGAGTATTTCCGTCGGGGGGAACCCGACATGGCTCCGGACGGCGAGTACACGGAACGTGGCATCGTCGGCGACCACGGCTTCATGGCCGAGTATTTCACCTCGCCGGCAGATTTCCTCGTCCCCGTCCCGGAAGCGGTCGCGGACTACGGCTTTCTCGTCGAGCCGCTCTCGATTACCGAGAAGGCAAACGAGCACGCCTACGCCACGCGGGAGCCATTCGATTGGCGGCCGGAGTCGGCCTGCGTGCTGGGGAACGGTTCGCTCGGACTGTTGACGCTGTGGATGCTTGAACAGGAGTACGACCGGACGTACTGTGTCGGTCGGCGCGACCGGCCCGACCCGACGGTCGACATCATCGACGAGATAGGCAGCACGTACGTCGATTCCCGTGAGACGCCGGTGGATGAACTCCCGGAGACCTACGAGGCGATGGACTACGTCTACGAGGCAACCGGGTTCGCCCCGCACGCGTTCCAGACGGTCAAGGCGCTCGACCAGAACGGGGTCGGCGTGTTGCTCGGCATCCCGGAGCCGTGGGAATTTGAAGTCGATGGCGGCTCGCTCCACAACGAGATTGTCCTGCACAACAAGTGTCTCATCGGGACTGTCAACTCACACGTCTCGCACTTCGAGGACGCCGTCGAGACCTTACAGGACCTTCCGGAATGGCTGCTCGACGATCTGGTCACGACGGTTACCGACCCGGAGCACGTCGAGGCGGCCTTCACAGACGGGGACGACCAGATAAAAGCAGTCGTCGAGTTCGATTCGCTGTAA